In Papaver somniferum cultivar HN1 chromosome 1, ASM357369v1, whole genome shotgun sequence, a genomic segment contains:
- the LOC113349454 gene encoding uncharacterized protein LOC113349454, whose translation MTTISSSFDGCPSSNEVARVDYGHHVSKVSSSFAGTKRSRTTANNNYVVSSKDAFDVDGDKLLEKEEDGADHRPPTKFKSHKEAERKRRERINSHFLTLKSVLSNTCTKTDKASLLTAAVNKVLELKTEADKAMNPPDEQQYKENFKFWPFPNGNDDLVLAYYDDENSTKFLRATFSCEDRVGLMSEVAKAVRSVKEIGKIVKTEMSIVGGRTKCTILIKLLKTSASTPPGAGGTSGGGTETAVGGGTTKSTVNRGKDSSTNTRRSIICDDDDLVKLRRALKPVVNKQTTTTGSGYKVSLYNNRFFHH comes from the exons ATGACAACCATTTCAAGTTCTTTTGATGGATGCCCATCTTCAAATGAAGTTGCGCGCGTAGACTATGGCCATCATGTGTCTAAAGTTAGCTCATCTTTCGCAGGGACGAAGCGTAGTCGTACTACTGCTAACAATAATTATGTTGTTTCATCAAAAGATGCATTTGATGTTGATGGCGACAAGCTactggaaaaagaagaagatggagctGATCATCGTCCCCCTACTAAGTTTAAGAGCCATAAGGAAGCCGAGAGGAAACGTCGAGAACGAATCAATTCCCATTTCTTAACGCTCAAGTCCGTCCTCTCTAATACCTGTACCAAA ACAGATAAGGCCTCCTTGCTGACTGCGGCGGTGAATAAAGTGTTGGAATTGAAAACGGAAGCAGATAAAGCCATGAATCCTCCAGATGAACAACAGTATAAAGAGAACTTCAAATTCTGGCCGTTTCCGAATGGGAATGATGATCTTGTCTTGGCTTATTACGACGACGAGAACTCAACTAAGTTTCTTAGAGCTACGTTTAGTTGCGAAGATAGGGTGGGTTTGATGAGTGAAGTAGCAAAAGCAGTGAGGTCAGTTAAGGAAATAGGAAAGATTGTTAAGACTGAAATGTCAATTGTCGGAGGTCGAACCAAGTGCACGATTCTCATCAAACTCTTGAAAACTTCTGCTTCTACTCCTCCTGGTGCTGGCGGCACAAGTGGTGGTGGAACAGAAACAGCAGTTGGTGGGGGGACTACCAAGTCTACTGTTAATCGCGGTAAGGATTCTAGCACCAATACGAGAAGAAGTATTATTTGCGACGATGATGATTTGGTTAAACTTCGAAGAGCACTGAAGCCTGTTGTTAATAAACAAACGACTACTACTGGTTCGGGTTATAAGGTTTCTTTATACAACAATCGCTTCTTTCATCATTAA